One Calditrichia bacterium DNA window includes the following coding sequences:
- a CDS encoding aminodeoxychorismate/anthranilate synthase component II produces the protein MKLLVIDNFDSFTYNLVQFLGELGAELSVFRNDAITVQGIRDAAPDGIVISPGPGTPDDAGVSLDLIRELHQEIPIFGVCLGHQSIGQAFGGKVISAPTLMHGKTSQVQHQSENVFAKLPNPFRAMRYHSLAVERESLPDCLHITAETPEGVIMGFTHKEFPVYGVQFHPESFLTEGGKQILSNFLALTANRV, from the coding sequence ATGAAATTACTGGTCATCGATAATTTTGACAGCTTTACCTACAATCTGGTGCAATTTTTGGGTGAACTTGGTGCGGAATTGTCCGTTTTTCGCAACGATGCGATAACGGTGCAGGGCATCCGCGATGCAGCACCGGACGGCATCGTCATTTCGCCGGGACCGGGCACGCCGGATGACGCCGGTGTCAGCCTCGATCTGATCCGCGAATTGCATCAGGAAATCCCGATTTTCGGCGTTTGCCTCGGTCATCAATCTATCGGGCAGGCGTTCGGCGGCAAAGTAATTTCTGCGCCAACGCTGATGCACGGTAAAACATCGCAGGTGCAACACCAATCGGAAAATGTTTTCGCGAAATTGCCCAATCCCTTCCGGGCAATGCGCTATCATTCGCTGGCTGTGGAACGCGAATCGCTGCCGGATTGTTTACACATCACAGCCGAAACGCCGGAAGGCGTCATCATGGGATTCACGCACAAAGAGTTTCCCGTTTACGGTGTTCAGTTTCACCCGGAATCATTTTTGACAGAGGGTGGAAAGCAAATTTTGAGCAATTTTTTGGCGTTAACGGCTAATCGCGTATAA
- a CDS encoding aspartate 1-decarboxylase — translation MRWVMRSKIHKATVTQADLNYVGSITIDEDLMDMVGLWPGEKVLVVSNTSGARLETYTIKGERGSGDICMNGAAAHLIKAGEELIIMGFELTHRPIDPKVILVDENNRFERYLTEQPQTRLTF, via the coding sequence ATGCGATGGGTTATGCGATCAAAAATACATAAAGCGACGGTTACGCAGGCGGATTTGAACTACGTCGGCAGCATCACGATTGACGAAGATTTGATGGACATGGTCGGGCTGTGGCCGGGCGAAAAGGTGCTGGTTGTTAGCAATACATCCGGTGCGCGGCTGGAAACCTACACGATCAAAGGTGAGCGCGGCTCCGGCGATATTTGCATGAACGGCGCTGCGGCGCACCTCATCAAAGCCGGTGAAGAGCTGATAATTATGGGATTTGAGTTGACCCATCGCCCCATCGATCCGAAAGTGATTTTGGTGGACGAAAACAACCGTTTCGAGCGCTACCTCACCGAGCAGCCGCAAACCCGGCTTACGTTTTGA
- a CDS encoding 2-oxo acid dehydrogenase subunit E2 has protein sequence MAEMINILMPQSDEGTESVVERWLKKVGEAVTANEPLIEINTDKVSLEIPAPADGFLAEIVKKENEPVNPGDLLGRLSIKAKGESQKEKVVVPADMPKIERQRRTFVAGEREVRLSPIVRKMLAEHNIRPEEIIGSGRGGRITARDVENFIENRAEVPKAAPPVSAPSGKIPSHMVPHNALRRSTARHMVESMLNIAPHVTAVFDADLSGVVAHRAKNKAIYESKGVKLTFTAYFVHAAAQALLAVPEVNSRWHDDALEIFDECNIGVAAATDAGLIVPVLHRAEKLSLLAIAEQLQSLTEKARAGKLAKADVQNGTFTITNHGMTGSIIATPIINQPQSAILGIGKMEKRFVVVEKNGQDVPEIKPMAYVTLTIDHRALDGFQANQFLSAFVETLQSWR, from the coding sequence ATGGCAGAAATGATCAACATCCTGATGCCTCAATCGGACGAAGGCACCGAATCTGTGGTGGAACGCTGGCTGAAAAAAGTCGGTGAAGCCGTCACCGCGAACGAACCGCTGATCGAAATAAACACAGATAAAGTGAGCCTGGAAATTCCCGCGCCGGCAGACGGTTTTTTGGCGGAAATAGTCAAAAAAGAGAATGAGCCGGTGAATCCCGGCGATTTGCTGGGCAGGCTTTCCATTAAGGCAAAAGGTGAAAGTCAAAAGGAAAAAGTTGTCGTCCCGGCCGATATGCCAAAAATCGAACGGCAGCGACGGACATTTGTCGCAGGCGAACGGGAAGTGCGGCTAAGTCCTATTGTTCGCAAGATGTTAGCGGAACACAATATTCGTCCGGAGGAAATCATCGGGAGCGGCCGCGGCGGACGAATCACCGCGCGGGATGTGGAAAATTTTATCGAAAATCGCGCGGAAGTGCCAAAAGCTGCGCCTCCGGTTTCTGCGCCGTCGGGCAAAATTCCCAGCCACATGGTTCCGCACAACGCGCTGCGCCGCAGCACCGCACGACACATGGTTGAAAGCATGCTCAACATCGCGCCGCACGTTACTGCCGTATTCGACGCGGATTTGTCCGGAGTGGTCGCGCATCGCGCCAAAAATAAAGCCATTTACGAAAGCAAAGGCGTGAAACTGACTTTCACGGCGTATTTTGTGCACGCCGCTGCACAGGCGCTGCTGGCCGTGCCGGAAGTAAACAGTCGCTGGCACGACGACGCGCTGGAAATTTTTGATGAGTGCAACATCGGCGTTGCCGCCGCAACTGATGCCGGGCTGATCGTGCCGGTGCTGCATCGCGCGGAAAAACTCAGTTTGCTGGCAATCGCGGAACAGTTGCAGTCGCTGACGGAAAAAGCGCGCGCCGGAAAACTCGCCAAAGCAGATGTGCAAAACGGCACATTCACCATCACCAATCACGGGATGACCGGCAGCATCATCGCAACGCCGATCATCAACCAGCCGCAATCGGCAATTTTGGGCATCGGGAAAATGGAAAAACGCTTTGTGGTGGTGGAGAAAAACGGGCAGGATGTTCCGGAAATCAAACCGATGGCGTATGTCACGCTGACCATCGATCACCGGGCACTGGACGGGTTTCAGGCGAATCAGTTTTTGTCGGCGTTTGTGGAAACGCTGCAGTCCTGGCGGTGA
- a CDS encoding 2-dehydropantoate 2-reductase, producing the protein MDKFHIAIVGVGAMGTRFGAMLQQIADAHSLKITLIGSWAEQITALNNGLSVTDEQGNESNVRLAATANWRHAPQADIAIVLVKSWQTANAAQKIAHFLKPDGIAVTLQNGLGNDAILAETFGETRVFRGITAMGANLVAPGKLRFGGNGRTLIERKHPSPERLQLLVGALNAAGIPTEYCDEIELPIWEKLAVNAAINPLTALHNIPNGELLARPDLLAQMELIVREVVEVANARGIKLSFPETWQNVQSVCRQTGQNISSMLQDVRNRRRTEIDAINGMIVKYGRESGIAVPENTVVWQHVKNHVETIHESSPTKTGQRIGDSNKGDS; encoded by the coding sequence TTGGATAAATTTCACATTGCCATTGTTGGCGTTGGCGCGATGGGCACCAGATTCGGCGCGATGCTGCAGCAAATTGCCGATGCGCATTCGCTGAAAATTACGCTGATCGGCAGTTGGGCGGAGCAGATTACCGCGCTGAACAACGGGCTTTCCGTAACCGATGAGCAGGGCAATGAATCCAATGTGCGGCTGGCTGCCACAGCAAATTGGCGACATGCGCCGCAGGCAGATATCGCAATTGTGTTGGTAAAAAGCTGGCAAACCGCGAACGCCGCGCAGAAAATCGCTCACTTTTTGAAACCGGACGGCATAGCCGTTACGCTGCAAAACGGTTTGGGAAATGACGCGATTTTAGCAGAAACATTCGGTGAAACCCGCGTTTTTCGCGGCATCACAGCGATGGGTGCAAATCTGGTTGCGCCGGGAAAATTGCGTTTTGGCGGCAACGGTCGAACGCTGATCGAACGGAAACATCCGTCGCCGGAGCGATTGCAATTGTTGGTGGGTGCGCTTAACGCAGCGGGAATCCCAACCGAATATTGCGATGAAATTGAGCTGCCGATTTGGGAAAAATTGGCGGTGAACGCCGCCATCAATCCGCTGACTGCGCTGCACAACATCCCGAATGGCGAACTGCTGGCGCGACCGGATTTGCTGGCGCAAATGGAACTGATCGTCCGCGAAGTGGTAGAAGTGGCGAATGCCAGGGGCATCAAATTATCGTTTCCGGAAACCTGGCAAAATGTGCAGTCGGTTTGCCGGCAAACCGGGCAAAATATTTCGTCGATGCTGCAGGATGTGCGCAACCGCCGCCGCACGGAAATCGATGCCATCAACGGAATGATCGTAAAATATGGCAGGGAATCCGGCATCGCCGTACCAGAAAATACCGTAGTTTGGCAACACGTGAAAAATCATGTAGAGACGATTCACGAATCGTCTCCAACCAAAACCGGACAACGCATTGGCGATTCAAACAAAGGCGATTCATGA
- a CDS encoding dCMP deaminase family protein, producing MGIAVFTSLRSKDPNSKVGAVIVNRENHIVGTGYNGFVAGIDEQRFRWERDGDWLETKYPYVVHAEANAILNSTINDLHGCRIYATLFPCNECAKHIAQKKIAEVVFLSDKYRGEKFHEASERIFGAAGIATRKLEMPALPELVGKFERYIR from the coding sequence ATGGGCATTGCCGTGTTCACTTCGCTGCGCTCGAAAGACCCGAACAGCAAGGTTGGCGCGGTAATCGTGAATCGCGAAAATCACATTGTCGGCACGGGTTACAACGGTTTTGTGGCGGGCATCGACGAGCAGCGGTTTCGTTGGGAACGCGACGGCGATTGGCTGGAAACAAAATATCCGTACGTGGTTCACGCGGAAGCGAATGCTATTTTGAACTCGACGATCAACGATTTGCACGGTTGCCGGATTTACGCGACGCTGTTTCCCTGTAACGAATGTGCCAAACACATCGCGCAGAAAAAAATTGCCGAAGTGGTTTTTCTCTCCGACAAATATCGCGGCGAAAAATTTCATGAAGCCAGCGAACGGATTTTTGGTGCGGCCGGTATCGCCACGCGCAAGCTGGAAATGCCTGCGCTGCCCGAACTTGTGGGTAAATTTGAGCGTTACATTCGGTGA
- a CDS encoding DUF493 domain-containing protein yields the protein MQVDIKWFDDNLHLRYPCEWVYKIIGKDARRLHDAVADIIPGNEYTVKFSNFSSGGKYICLNVEMMVDNESQRNDIFHSLKQHDHISMVL from the coding sequence ATGCAAGTCGATATAAAATGGTTTGATGACAACCTGCATTTGCGATATCCGTGTGAGTGGGTTTACAAAATTATCGGAAAAGATGCCCGGCGATTGCACGATGCTGTCGCAGATATTATTCCGGGAAATGAGTATACGGTCAAATTTTCGAACTTCAGTTCCGGCGGGAAATACATTTGCCTGAATGTGGAAATGATGGTGGACAACGAATCGCAGCGGAACGATATTTTCCATTCGCTGAAACAACATGATCATATTTCGATGGTGCTGTAA
- a CDS encoding pyruvate dehydrogenase — translation MNRADLLAQFDWRHIARLVFTSRAMDDIEETELVPKKQVLYQFSARGHDVTQIILGSLLQHPKDVVGAYYRSRPLMLTLGLDFEDALAGPMGKSGGYSNGKDIGVVCNLPSQGAASVLPMAGDVGSQYTPTVGAAQAIEYRRKSLQDNAYGDAIAVVLGGEGSVATNGFWASLTIATTLNLPMLFYIEDNGYAISVTSEKQTPGKNIAENLASFKNLQIWDGDGCDPAVAAPMLIDAVAYVRDRKGPALIRLTVPRLSGHSGQDTQAYKPAGLVENERTNDPLKQLEKFLVPKHISKKEWQQLQSDAKNDVQKAVEAALNRPEPDVQTVKKYVFAETKPDGSPDLPQMGGLIAEGHRFPAASETPSPEPARINMLTAIRRTMEHELSTNPKLLIFGEDVGPKGGVHAATMGLQEKFGDDRVFDTSLSEEGIIGRAVGMAICGLMPVSEIQFRKYADPAAEQLDNCGTIRWRTHNRIAAPMVVRMPGGFGSKCGDPWHSECNEVMWAHGIGWRVAFPSNAEDAVGLLRAAMRGNDPVIFFEHRHCLDMPWARRPYPGDAYLLPFGKARITQTGDELTVVTWGAMVERCETAAAESGVPADIIDLRTLSPWDKSAVIDSVRKTRRCLIVHEDGMTAGFGAEIAAIVAKECFFDLDAPVERLATPDIPVPYNVGLMNAVVPDVSAIAEKMVDLVEF, via the coding sequence ATGAATAGAGCTGACTTGCTGGCGCAGTTCGACTGGCGCCATATTGCCCGTTTGGTGTTCACATCGCGGGCGATGGATGATATCGAAGAAACCGAATTAGTCCCCAAAAAACAGGTGTTGTATCAATTTTCCGCGCGCGGGCACGATGTTACGCAGATCATCTTGGGATCGCTGTTGCAACATCCCAAAGATGTCGTTGGTGCATACTACCGCTCCCGCCCTTTGATGTTGACACTTGGTCTGGATTTTGAAGATGCGCTGGCAGGACCGATGGGAAAATCCGGCGGATACAGCAACGGGAAAGATATCGGCGTGGTGTGCAACTTGCCATCGCAGGGTGCGGCGTCCGTACTGCCGATGGCCGGTGATGTCGGTTCGCAATACACCCCGACCGTCGGTGCGGCGCAGGCGATTGAATATCGCCGGAAATCGTTGCAGGACAACGCATACGGCGATGCCATCGCCGTGGTTCTCGGTGGCGAAGGCTCGGTGGCGACCAACGGATTTTGGGCATCGCTGACCATCGCGACAACCCTCAATTTGCCGATGCTTTTTTACATCGAAGACAACGGCTACGCTATTTCCGTGACCAGCGAAAAACAAACGCCAGGCAAAAATATCGCGGAAAATCTGGCATCGTTCAAAAATTTGCAAATTTGGGATGGCGACGGTTGCGATCCGGCGGTTGCCGCGCCGATGCTCATCGACGCCGTGGCGTACGTTCGCGATCGAAAAGGACCGGCGCTCATCCGGCTGACCGTTCCGCGACTTTCCGGGCACTCCGGGCAGGACACGCAAGCCTACAAACCCGCCGGACTCGTCGAAAACGAGCGAACCAACGATCCGCTGAAACAGCTCGAAAAATTTCTGGTACCGAAACATATTTCCAAAAAAGAGTGGCAACAGCTCCAATCCGACGCCAAAAATGATGTGCAAAAAGCGGTCGAAGCCGCGCTCAATCGCCCCGAACCGGATGTGCAAACCGTTAAAAAATATGTATTTGCAGAAACAAAACCGGACGGCTCGCCGGATTTGCCGCAGATGGGCGGACTGATTGCCGAAGGGCACCGGTTTCCGGCAGCGAGCGAAACGCCATCGCCGGAACCGGCGCGCATCAACATGCTGACGGCGATTCGCCGGACGATGGAGCACGAACTGTCAACCAATCCCAAACTGCTGATTTTCGGCGAAGATGTTGGGCCAAAAGGCGGTGTGCATGCCGCGACTATGGGATTGCAGGAAAAATTTGGTGATGATCGCGTGTTCGACACCAGCCTTTCGGAAGAAGGCATCATCGGGCGCGCGGTGGGCATGGCGATCTGCGGGCTGATGCCGGTTTCGGAAATCCAATTTCGCAAATACGCCGATCCGGCCGCCGAACAGCTCGACAATTGCGGTACGATCCGCTGGCGCACCCACAACCGCATCGCTGCGCCGATGGTGGTACGTATGCCCGGCGGTTTCGGCAGCAAATGCGGCGATCCGTGGCACAGCGAATGCAACGAAGTGATGTGGGCACACGGCATCGGCTGGCGCGTGGCGTTTCCCTCGAATGCGGAAGATGCGGTCGGGTTGCTCCGCGCGGCGATGCGCGGCAACGATCCGGTGATATTTTTCGAGCATCGCCATTGCCTCGATATGCCCTGGGCGCGGCGTCCCTATCCCGGCGATGCGTATCTGCTGCCGTTCGGCAAAGCGCGCATCACCCAAACCGGCGACGAGCTGACCGTGGTGACCTGGGGCGCGATGGTCGAGCGGTGCGAAACAGCCGCTGCGGAATCCGGCGTTCCGGCAGATATCATCGATTTGCGAACGCTTTCGCCGTGGGATAAATCCGCGGTGATCGATTCCGTACGGAAAACCCGCCGCTGCCTCATCGTTCACGAAGACGGGATGACTGCCGGATTTGGCGCGGAAATCGCCGCCATCGTCGCAAAAGAATGCTTTTTCGATCTCGATGCGCCGGTGGAACGCCTCGCCACGCCAGATATTCCGGTGCCCTACAACGTCGGATTGATGAACGCCGTGGTGCCGGACGTATCCGCCATCGCGGAAAAAATGGTAGATCTGGTTGAATTTTGA
- a CDS encoding MBL fold metallo-hydrolase gives MLFRMLYDDKLAQASYVIGCQATGEAVVIDPERDVDRYINFVKNEGMKIVAITETHIHADFLSGARELAERTGAKLYLSDEGDDDWKYRWLDKKSGGGTYNHQLVYDGDTFNIGNIELKVLHTPGHTPEHISFLVTDQGGGANAPMGIATGDFVFVGDVGRPDLLESAAGVAGAKEKSAKVMYQSLQGFKDLPDYLQLWPGHGSGSACGKALGAVPQSTVGYEKRFNASIAAANSESGFVKSILHGQPEPPLYFARMKRDNRDGPPLLGRLPNPEKTTVSAMLDAAKNGAALLDTREWSAYAEAHLPGALFTPLNNSFNTIAGSYVPENTAIYLIVEDTRVREAVIDLIRIGLDKVVGFATPADLQHYATAGGKMIQMISRDMLDLKKMSPNGNTLILDVRRADEFEEGHLKGAQNIAHTRLLARMNEIPKNKQLWIHCRTDNRSAFAAGMLEAHGFDVVHLKGGYMAWSAAGGEIEK, from the coding sequence ATGTTATTTCGAATGCTTTATGACGACAAACTCGCGCAAGCATCGTATGTTATCGGTTGCCAGGCAACCGGCGAGGCAGTGGTGATCGATCCGGAACGCGACGTGGATCGATACATCAATTTTGTCAAAAATGAGGGCATGAAAATCGTTGCGATTACCGAAACGCATATTCATGCTGATTTTTTGTCCGGCGCGCGGGAATTGGCGGAGCGAACCGGCGCAAAACTGTATCTCTCCGACGAAGGCGATGACGACTGGAAATATCGCTGGCTCGACAAAAAAAGCGGCGGCGGCACATACAATCATCAGTTGGTTTACGATGGCGATACGTTCAACATCGGGAATATTGAGTTGAAAGTGCTGCACACGCCCGGACACACGCCGGAGCATATTTCTTTTTTGGTGACCGACCAGGGCGGTGGCGCGAACGCGCCGATGGGCATTGCCACCGGCGATTTTGTGTTTGTCGGCGATGTCGGGCGACCGGATTTGCTGGAATCGGCAGCCGGTGTTGCGGGCGCAAAAGAGAAATCCGCCAAAGTGATGTACCAGTCGCTGCAGGGCTTTAAAGATTTGCCGGACTACCTGCAACTGTGGCCGGGGCACGGCTCCGGCAGCGCCTGCGGAAAAGCGCTCGGCGCAGTGCCGCAATCGACGGTCGGTTACGAAAAACGCTTTAACGCATCGATTGCCGCGGCGAACAGCGAATCCGGCTTTGTGAAATCTATTTTGCACGGACAGCCGGAACCGCCGCTGTATTTCGCACGAATGAAACGCGACAACCGGGACGGTCCGCCGTTGCTTGGCAGATTGCCAAATCCTGAAAAAACAACTGTTTCCGCGATGCTCGATGCTGCCAAAAACGGCGCTGCGCTGCTCGATACCCGCGAATGGAGCGCATACGCCGAAGCACATTTGCCCGGCGCATTGTTCACGCCGCTGAACAATTCCTTCAACACAATCGCGGGATCGTATGTGCCGGAGAATACTGCAATTTACCTGATTGTCGAGGATACTCGCGTTCGCGAAGCGGTGATCGATCTGATTCGCATCGGGCTGGATAAAGTGGTCGGTTTTGCTACACCGGCGGACCTGCAACATTACGCGACAGCCGGCGGAAAAATGATCCAGATGATTTCGAGGGATATGCTCGATTTGAAAAAAATGTCGCCGAACGGCAACACGCTTATTCTCGATGTGCGCCGCGCAGATGAATTTGAGGAAGGGCATCTCAAAGGTGCGCAAAATATCGCACACACGCGGTTGCTGGCGCGGATGAACGAGATTCCCAAAAACAAACAGCTCTGGATTCACTGTCGCACGGACAACCGTTCCGCATTTGCCGCCGGCATGCTGGAAGCCCACGGATTCGATGTTGTGCATCTCAAAGGCGGTTATATGGCGTGGAGCGCAGCGGGTGGCGAAATCGAGAAATAA
- the trpE gene encoding anthranilate synthase component I gives MNTISFAQFQQMAMHGNVIPVAEAMLADMLTPVSAFLKLCGDTEDGFLLESVEGGEKLARYSFLGRNPRQKIVFRNNAVELIENGHRETVSKDIFSFLQTELKRYRFVNDPNLPRFCGGFVGFFGYDTVRLIEKLPDLHEHDHNATDAALGLYDTILAFDHVKQQVIIVANVILEGGMNLKAAYDEAISRIAAIKNILRQPLEPREVTGEGGHENVTSNFNEDDFCEAVRKSKAHIKAGDIFQVVLSQKFSRKISVPPFDIYRALRVINPSPYLYFLRHGDHSTIGASPELLVRVEDGEVVVRPIAGTRPRGKSAAEDARLAEDLLADEKEIAEHAMLVDLGRNDVGRVSEYGSVQLTDRMIIEKYSHVMHIVSEVRGRLHPGLDAIDALKAGFPAGTVSGAPKIRAMEIIENFEPERRGVYAGALGYIGFSGNMDTCITIRTLEVINGVAYFQAGAGIVADSVPEKEYQETVHKSNAIRAAIALAEGGLEV, from the coding sequence CAATTTCAACAAATGGCGATGCACGGCAATGTGATTCCGGTGGCAGAAGCGATGCTCGCAGATATGCTCACGCCGGTTTCGGCATTCCTCAAACTTTGCGGCGATACGGAAGACGGTTTCCTGCTGGAATCTGTTGAAGGTGGTGAAAAACTCGCCCGCTACTCATTTTTGGGACGCAATCCCCGTCAGAAAATTGTCTTTCGCAACAACGCTGTGGAGCTGATCGAAAACGGACACCGCGAAACCGTGTCGAAAGATATTTTCTCATTTCTGCAAACGGAGCTGAAACGATACCGTTTTGTGAATGACCCGAATCTCCCGCGCTTTTGTGGTGGTTTCGTCGGGTTTTTTGGCTACGATACGGTTCGGCTGATTGAAAAGCTGCCGGATTTGCACGAACACGATCACAACGCGACAGATGCCGCGCTCGGTTTGTACGACACGATTCTGGCGTTCGATCACGTAAAACAACAGGTGATTATCGTCGCAAATGTGATTCTCGAAGGTGGGATGAATCTGAAAGCCGCATACGACGAAGCCATCTCGCGCATCGCGGCTATCAAAAACATTTTGCGCCAACCGCTGGAACCCCGCGAAGTAACCGGCGAAGGGGGGCACGAAAACGTGACTTCCAATTTCAACGAAGATGATTTTTGTGAAGCTGTGCGCAAATCAAAAGCGCACATCAAAGCCGGGGATATTTTTCAGGTGGTGCTCTCGCAAAAATTTTCCCGGAAAATATCCGTGCCACCATTCGATATTTACCGGGCGCTGCGGGTGATTAATCCCTCGCCGTATCTCTATTTTTTGCGGCATGGCGATCATTCGACTATCGGTGCCAGCCCGGAATTACTGGTGCGCGTTGAAGATGGCGAAGTGGTGGTTCGCCCGATTGCCGGCACCCGACCGCGCGGAAAATCCGCTGCCGAAGACGCGCGTCTCGCCGAAGATTTGCTCGCCGATGAAAAGGAAATTGCCGAACACGCCATGCTGGTGGATTTGGGGCGCAACGATGTCGGGCGCGTGTCCGAATACGGCAGCGTGCAGCTCACCGACCGGATGATCATCGAAAAATACAGCCACGTGATGCACATCGTTTCCGAAGTTCGCGGGCGGCTGCATCCCGGTTTGGATGCGATCGACGCGTTGAAAGCCGGATTTCCCGCCGGAACCGTTAGCGGTGCCCCGAAAATCCGGGCGATGGAAATTATCGAAAATTTTGAGCCGGAGCGACGCGGTGTGTACGCCGGTGCGCTCGGTTACATCGGTTTTTCGGGAAATATGGACACCTGCATCACCATCCGTACGCTGGAAGTTATCAACGGTGTGGCGTATTTTCAGGCGGGTGCGGGCATTGTCGCCGATTCCGTGCCGGAAAAGGAATATCAGGAAACCGTGCACAAATCCAACGCCATTCGTGCGGCCATCGCCCTCGCCGAAGGCGGGCTGGAGGTTTGA
- a CDS encoding pantoate--beta-alanine ligase — MNVVEHIELLRKIRWQNPLESWGLVPTMGFLHEGHLSLVRRAKMENDRVGVSIFVNPAQFNNSADLEKYPRNLQRDLDMLAAEGVDLVWTPTPEIAYPNNFQTYVNVEDITQPLEGEKRPGHFRGVTTIVAKLFNVFQPQRVYFGQKDAQQVAVIRRMATDLNFNLEMVVCPTVRESDGLAMSSRNARLSPEARQDALCLYRALQTAEALVQSGKKNAGKIIAAMRKIIEPVERASIDYISIADPETLAEVVEIRQHALISMAVFVDDVRLIDNVLVESKF; from the coding sequence ATGAACGTCGTCGAACACATTGAATTATTGCGGAAAATCCGCTGGCAAAACCCGCTGGAAAGCTGGGGACTGGTGCCCACAATGGGCTTTTTGCACGAAGGTCACCTGAGTTTGGTGCGTCGCGCAAAAATGGAAAATGACCGGGTTGGCGTGAGTATTTTCGTGAATCCGGCGCAGTTCAACAACAGCGCGGATCTGGAAAAATATCCGCGAAATTTGCAGCGCGATCTGGATATGTTGGCTGCCGAAGGCGTCGATCTGGTGTGGACACCGACGCCGGAAATCGCTTATCCGAACAACTTCCAAACCTATGTAAATGTTGAGGATATCACCCAACCGCTTGAGGGCGAAAAACGTCCGGGGCATTTCCGGGGCGTTACCACGATTGTCGCGAAACTGTTCAATGTGTTCCAGCCGCAACGGGTGTATTTCGGGCAAAAAGATGCCCAGCAGGTTGCGGTCATTCGCCGGATGGCGACGGATCTCAATTTCAATCTGGAAATGGTGGTTTGCCCGACTGTTCGCGAATCCGACGGTTTGGCGATGAGTTCCCGCAATGCCCGGCTTTCGCCGGAAGCGCGACAGGATGCGCTGTGTTTGTATCGCGCGTTGCAAACAGCGGAAGCGTTGGTGCAATCGGGTAAAAAAAATGCAGGCAAAATCATCGCGGCGATGCGGAAAATTATCGAACCGGTGGAGCGGGCGAGCATCGATTACATCAGCATTGCCGATCCCGAAACGCTCGCGGAAGTGGTGGAAATCCGCCAGCACGCGCTCATTTCAATGGCGGTTTTTGTCGATGATGTTCGATTGATTGATAATGTGTTGGTTGAATCGAAGTTTTGA